Proteins found in one Fulvitalea axinellae genomic segment:
- a CDS encoding DUF5723 family protein: MRSILVFVFVSVCFFGAQAQTYPGFKHDNRSGAYGTLYQPASLVHSPYRYDIGFLSVSAEGTNNIYGINRKTAFLNFNFNNLDAERVKADGPLRAFVSSEVNALAIMYKLNPRLAFSIMPRVRMATSLTGLDPKFFEYAEEGFELTEESNVSMQDRANLASAVWKEFAITFSYLLKNDRYNRVSVGAGLKVLSSVGGAYAQLNEAEFGLDAANREFVGDFSGRYGVSKNLEDLDNLDEAFKQSGQLSLGLDLGIRLEKPLKVNSCIPYQKLQKRMFRPRIAPYRLRLDVSLLDFGRLAFDGSDGNGELNGLLIPDGNPVYISLDDKLKGVDNIPELSDSLATVFNVAKRGGRFTMSLPTTFNIGADWNLMSGFYAHLGLTLDASALTLADFRIKTPMRLTVSPRWESSLFSVYLPATIDQYSDVTMGLGCRFGPVFFGVNDILPVLAKNEVRSEGFYFGLKTFFMPKKDKDPSVIECPGGRLKK, from the coding sequence ATGCGCAGTATTCTCGTTTTTGTTTTTGTATCGGTCTGTTTTTTTGGGGCTCAAGCCCAAACTTATCCCGGGTTTAAGCACGATAACCGAAGCGGTGCTTACGGAACACTTTATCAGCCCGCGTCGTTGGTTCATTCGCCTTATCGTTACGATATCGGATTTTTGTCGGTAAGCGCTGAGGGAACAAACAATATTTATGGTATTAACAGGAAAACAGCGTTCCTGAATTTCAACTTCAATAATCTTGATGCGGAAAGGGTTAAAGCCGACGGGCCCTTGAGGGCGTTCGTGTCTTCGGAAGTGAATGCTCTTGCGATTATGTATAAGCTAAATCCCCGTTTGGCCTTCAGTATAATGCCCAGAGTCCGAATGGCGACAAGTTTGACCGGACTTGACCCGAAGTTTTTCGAATATGCCGAAGAGGGTTTTGAGCTGACGGAAGAAAGTAACGTTTCGATGCAAGACCGGGCGAATCTCGCTTCGGCTGTTTGGAAAGAGTTTGCCATTACGTTTTCATATTTACTGAAAAACGACCGTTACAATAGGGTGTCGGTAGGTGCGGGACTGAAAGTTTTGAGCTCTGTCGGGGGAGCGTACGCACAACTGAATGAGGCCGAATTCGGACTGGATGCGGCAAACAGGGAATTTGTAGGGGATTTTTCGGGACGATATGGAGTCTCTAAAAATCTGGAAGATCTGGATAACCTTGACGAAGCTTTTAAACAATCCGGGCAGTTGAGTTTAGGACTTGATCTTGGCATTCGCCTTGAAAAACCGCTTAAGGTCAACAGCTGTATTCCTTATCAGAAATTACAGAAGAGAATGTTCCGGCCGAGAATTGCGCCGTATAGGCTTAGGCTTGATGTTTCTTTGCTTGATTTCGGGCGATTGGCTTTTGACGGGAGTGACGGTAACGGCGAGCTGAACGGGTTGTTGATTCCGGATGGAAATCCGGTGTATATCTCGCTTGATGATAAGCTGAAGGGAGTCGATAATATTCCGGAATTGTCAGATTCGTTGGCTACCGTTTTTAATGTGGCGAAGCGTGGAGGACGATTTACGATGTCATTGCCCACGACCTTCAATATTGGAGCGGATTGGAACCTGATGAGCGGGTTTTACGCCCACTTGGGCTTGACCCTTGACGCTTCGGCTTTGACCTTGGCCGATTTCCGTATCAAAACCCCAATGCGTCTCACCGTTTCCCCAAGATGGGAGAGCAGTCTTTTCAGCGTTTACCTGCCTGCTACTATCGATCAGTATAGCGATGTTACTATGGGTTTGGGTTGTAGGTTTGGTCCCGTATTTTTTGGCGTTAACGATATATTGCCGGTTTTGGCGAAAAACGAGGTTCGTTCTGAGGGCTTCTATTTTGGATTGAAGACTTTTTTCATGCCTAAGAAAGACAAAGACCCCTCCGTGATAGAATGTCCGGGGGGAAGGCTCAAAAAGTAA
- a CDS encoding transketolase encodes MSNSVTNKAADNIRILSAAMVERAKSGHPGGAMGGADFVNILYTEFLKYDPNDPKWINRDRFFMDPGHMSPMLYSVLHMAGFYKMEDLENFRQWGSPTPGHPEVDFDRGVENTSGPLGQGHTMAVGAAIAERFLAARFGDWMSHDIYAFISDGGIQEEIAQGAGRIAGHLGLSNLVMFYDANDIQLSTTVGEVTGEDTAAKYEAWGWKVVTIDGNDADQIREALKQSQAETEKPFLIIGKTIMGKGAVTESGESFEKMVSTHGQPLSNAGASFAKTVENLGGDGENPFRVFDEVKDLYASRKAELAAYAADKKAEHEAWSKANPELSAKLDGFFSGKAPEVDYDLIEQKLGVATRAASATVLGVLAEQVENMIVSSADLSNSDKTDAFLKKTKALEKGDFSGAFLQAGVCELTMASIANGMALHGGVIPAVGTFFVFSDYMKPAVRLSALMELPVKYIWTHDAFRVGEDGPTHQPVEQEAQIRLMEKLKNHSHKMSLLALRPADADETTVAWRMAMENIDTPSALIFSRQNIQALPSMNEGVSRYEESKQAEKGAYIVQKDAEDVDLVMVASGSEVATLIAGAELLRKDGVKVQIVSAPSEGLFRTQDKAYQLEVIPAGKPVFGLTAGLPVTLEGLVGPFGKAIGLDHFGFSAPAGVLDEKFGFTGENVYKEATAFLSESK; translated from the coding sequence ATGAGCAACTCGGTGACGAACAAAGCTGCGGATAATATCCGTATCCTTTCCGCAGCTATGGTAGAACGCGCGAAATCAGGCCACCCTGGTGGTGCTATGGGCGGAGCGGACTTTGTGAATATCCTTTATACGGAATTCTTGAAGTATGACCCGAACGACCCGAAATGGATCAACCGTGACCGTTTCTTCATGGACCCGGGACATATGTCTCCAATGTTGTACTCTGTACTTCATATGGCAGGGTTCTACAAAATGGAGGACTTGGAGAACTTCCGCCAGTGGGGAAGCCCGACTCCGGGACACCCTGAGGTTGACTTCGACCGCGGTGTGGAAAACACTTCTGGTCCTTTGGGGCAGGGCCACACAATGGCTGTGGGCGCCGCTATCGCCGAACGTTTTTTGGCCGCGCGCTTCGGAGACTGGATGTCGCACGATATCTACGCGTTTATCTCTGACGGAGGTATCCAGGAAGAAATTGCCCAAGGCGCCGGACGTATCGCCGGACACTTGGGATTGAGCAACTTGGTGATGTTCTACGACGCCAACGACATTCAGCTTTCTACTACGGTAGGCGAGGTGACTGGCGAGGACACGGCCGCCAAATACGAGGCATGGGGATGGAAAGTCGTTACAATTGACGGAAACGACGCCGACCAGATCCGCGAAGCCCTCAAGCAGTCGCAGGCTGAGACCGAAAAGCCTTTCCTTATCATCGGTAAGACGATTATGGGTAAAGGAGCCGTTACCGAAAGCGGCGAAAGCTTTGAGAAAATGGTTTCTACCCACGGGCAGCCATTGTCTAACGCCGGAGCGTCTTTTGCCAAAACAGTTGAAAATCTCGGTGGCGACGGAGAGAATCCTTTTCGCGTATTTGACGAGGTTAAGGACTTGTACGCTTCACGCAAAGCCGAACTCGCAGCTTATGCGGCCGACAAAAAGGCCGAACACGAAGCTTGGAGTAAAGCTAATCCTGAATTGTCGGCCAAACTTGACGGTTTCTTCTCAGGAAAAGCTCCGGAAGTGGATTACGATTTGATCGAGCAAAAGCTTGGCGTTGCTACGCGCGCGGCTTCGGCTACTGTGTTGGGCGTTTTGGCCGAGCAGGTAGAGAACATGATCGTTTCTTCGGCCGACTTGAGCAACAGTGACAAGACTGACGCTTTCCTAAAGAAAACAAAAGCTTTGGAAAAAGGCGATTTCTCAGGAGCGTTCTTGCAGGCCGGTGTTTGTGAGCTTACTATGGCTTCAATCGCCAACGGTATGGCCCTTCATGGTGGAGTTATTCCTGCGGTAGGTACATTCTTCGTGTTCTCTGACTACATGAAGCCAGCCGTTCGTCTGTCGGCTTTGATGGAACTCCCTGTTAAATATATCTGGACACACGACGCCTTCCGCGTAGGCGAGGACGGACCTACTCACCAGCCGGTAGAGCAGGAAGCCCAGATCCGTTTGATGGAGAAATTGAAAAACCACTCGCACAAGATGAGCCTCTTGGCGCTTCGTCCGGCCGACGCTGACGAAACAACAGTGGCTTGGAGAATGGCGATGGAAAATATCGATACTCCTTCGGCCCTTATTTTCTCTCGTCAGAACATTCAGGCTTTGCCTAGCATGAATGAGGGCGTAAGCCGTTACGAAGAGTCCAAGCAAGCCGAAAAAGGTGCTTACATCGTACAGAAGGACGCTGAGGACGTTGATTTGGTGATGGTGGCCAGTGGCTCTGAAGTCGCTACTTTGATCGCTGGCGCCGAGTTGTTGCGCAAAGACGGAGTTAAAGTACAGATCGTTTCGGCTCCTTCCGAAGGTCTTTTCCGTACTCAGGACAAAGCTTACCAGTTGGAAGTAATCCCTGCCGGCAAGCCTGTATTCGGATTGACCGCTGGACTTCCTGTTACATTGGAAGGCTTGGTAGGGCCGTTCGGTAAAGCTATCGGTCTTGATCATTTCGGATTCTCAGCTCCTGCCGGTGTGCTTGACGAGAAATTCGGATTTACCGGAGAAAACGTTTACAAGGAAGCGACAGCATTCTTGAGCGAATCGAAATAA
- a CDS encoding glycosyltransferase family 9 protein yields the protein MKNRAPYKILVVQTAFIGDAILASAILEKLHEHYPDAYIDYLVRKGNEGLFKGHPFIRETIVFDKKNGKYKNFLQLIGKIRDNKYDLLFNAQRFLTTGLITAFSGAGVTVGFDKNPMSFLFSKKIKHTISAYQEGDSETTVHETDRNHALISEFTDEKTAKPRLYPTESDFDAVEKFKQGKYICMAPTSVWFTKQFPKDKWAELLGALPNDFNVYLLGAPSDKEECQAIIEVSDNKNITNLAGELSLLQSAALMKDAKMNYVNDSAPMHLCSSVDAPVCAIYCSTIPGFGFGPLSDESYIVETKEKLKCRPCGLHGHKACPEGHFKCAYGIDKNNLLQVLHKRS from the coding sequence ATGAAGAACAGAGCACCCTACAAGATTCTGGTTGTGCAAACCGCTTTTATCGGCGACGCTATACTGGCGTCGGCCATATTGGAAAAGCTCCACGAACACTACCCCGACGCATATATTGATTACCTTGTCAGAAAAGGAAACGAGGGTTTATTCAAGGGCCATCCTTTCATTAGGGAGACCATTGTTTTCGACAAGAAGAACGGAAAGTACAAAAACTTTCTTCAGCTGATCGGCAAAATCCGAGACAATAAGTACGACTTACTTTTCAATGCCCAACGCTTTCTCACAACGGGCCTTATAACCGCTTTTTCGGGGGCGGGCGTCACTGTCGGGTTCGACAAAAACCCGATGTCTTTCCTTTTTTCAAAAAAGATAAAACACACGATCAGCGCCTACCAAGAGGGTGACAGCGAAACCACCGTACACGAAACGGACAGAAACCACGCCCTGATAAGCGAATTCACCGACGAAAAAACAGCCAAACCAAGACTATATCCTACCGAATCTGACTTTGACGCAGTAGAAAAATTCAAACAAGGAAAATATATCTGCATGGCCCCCACGTCGGTCTGGTTTACGAAACAGTTTCCGAAAGACAAGTGGGCGGAATTACTTGGCGCCCTTCCAAACGATTTCAACGTTTACCTTCTGGGAGCGCCGTCCGACAAAGAGGAATGCCAAGCCATAATCGAAGTCAGCGACAATAAGAACATTACCAATTTAGCCGGAGAACTTAGCCTATTGCAAAGCGCGGCTTTGATGAAAGACGCAAAAATGAATTATGTCAACGATTCGGCACCTATGCATTTGTGCTCTTCCGTCGACGCTCCCGTATGCGCCATTTACTGCTCAACCATCCCCGGATTCGGATTCGGGCCGTTGTCTGACGAGTCGTATATAGTGGAAACAAAAGAAAAACTGAAGTGCCGACCTTGCGGATTGCACGGACACAAAGCCTGTCCTGAAGGACACTTCAAATGCGCCTATGGCATTGACAAAAACAACTTGCTACAAGTTTTGCATAAGAGATCGTAA